In Cicer arietinum cultivar CDC Frontier isolate Library 1 chromosome 7, Cicar.CDCFrontier_v2.0, whole genome shotgun sequence, a single window of DNA contains:
- the LOC101514408 gene encoding WD repeat-containing protein PCN-like, which yields MRRRQTRARRSSVTYNNHNDDINMEELHQSNSIDRSPSFVKVDGLKIDWKPSSVVALATSVDGLRVAAARENGSLELWVVSPGEANWHCLLTIHGDPNKRVSSLVWCDGSAFGRLFSSNLDGTVSTWDFFNLKQTTVLDSDGVSIWKMAVALPKGSVINAETKSDHLRKGQVDSDGSENSESDEDSDSPATVMQPVLEYPRVAIAYDDGCVKIYAVSDTDEFMYVKSLPRVKGRVLSVTWSEDANYIYSGSSDGSIRIWDAMSGHEVDWMPAGCGGSGSGQKLCIWSLLCLRSGTLVSADSSGSVQFWDSRNRTLLQAHSLHEGDATALAAAPSHDMVFSAGSDGQVILYTMSKSSNNVNSPTTMKWIHVKSVRAHTHDVRALTVAEPIVEEDFLPDERIKRIRTEKKPKDFRYNKSAHMEGPMLISAGDDTKLCAYPVKNFTSTYFRDICPVPQRTPIQLVLNTAFNQSSMLLVQSSHCLDIHLLQLRNVHTAGGHANPEMQRFKIYASIRVPSRASQQIICSTISNSGVFVAYSNQLKTSLLELKCEVGKITLSTKKLPQRLPFIHSMIFTHDSTWLILAGHDRKIYVVDACSSALVHTFTPRCELQDDESPLTEPPITKLFSSSNKQWLAAVNCFGDIYIFNLEILRQHWFISRLDGASVTAGGFAPQNNNVLIVTTSSNKVYAFDIEAKRLGEWSNRKTHALPFRDFPGEVIGLSFLPSSSSSSFVVYSSRAMCLIDIGLSAEPDDNDVLDIQDSTARSLQNLTVKKQIKYKNFNVLPLKNPVLFLAYMSKNSFFMVDKPWLEVVKSLETAPVHRHIYGS from the exons ATGCGGCGGAGACAAACCCGGGCGCGGCGTAGCTCAGTCACTTATAACAACCACAACGATGATATAAACATGGAAGAACTTCACCAGAGTAACAGCATTGATCGGAGTCCTTCCTTTGTAAAAGTCGATGGATTGAAAATTGATTGGAAGCCTTCATCTGTGGTAGCTTTAGCCACCAGCGTCGACGGTTTACGTGTCGCAGCCGCTCGCGAAAATGGTTCTCTTGAACTCTGGGTCGTATCTCCTGGTGAAGCCAATTGGCATTGTCTATTGACCATTCATGGTGACCCTAACAAAAGAGTTTCTTCACTTGTTTGGTGTGATGGTTCCGCTTTCGGTCGTTTATTCTCTTCTAATTTAGATGGCACTGTTTCTACGTGGGATTTTTTCAACTTGAAACAAACG ACAGTGCTAGATTCAGATGGTGTCTCAATATGGAAAATGGCTGTTGCACTGCCTAAGGGTAGTGTTATAAATGCTGAGACAAAGAGTGATCATTTGAGGAAGGGACAAGTTGATTCCGATGGATCTGAGAACAGCGAAAGCGATGAAGATTCTGACTCACCTGCTACTGTCATGCAACCTGTTCTTGAGTATCCACGTGTAGCAATTGCGTATGATGATGGATGTGTGAAAATTTATGCCGTCTCTGATACAGATGAGTTTATGTACGTCAAATCCTTGCCTCGAGTCAAAG GACGAGTTTTAAGTGTGACTTGGAGTGAAGATGCTAACTACATATATTCTGGCAGTAGTGACGG GTCAATACGAATCTGGGATGCTATGTCAGGTCATGAAGTCGATTGGATGCCAGCTGGATGTGGAGGTTCGGGCAGTGGACAAAAACTTTGTATATGGTCACTGCTGTGTTTAAG GTCTGGGACACTTGTTAGTGCTGACAGTAGCGGCAGTGTCCAGTTTTGGGACAGTCGAAACCGAACACTGTTGCAAGCACATTCATTACATGAGGGAGATGCAACTGCTCTTGCAGCAGCACCTAGTCATGATATGGTATTCTCTGCTGGTTCTGATGGCCAG gTTATTCTTTATACGATGTCAAAATCATCTAACAATGTCAATTCTCCAACAACGATGAAATGGATCCATGTTAAAAGTGTAAGGGCTCATACCCACGATGTCAGGGCCTTGACTGTTGCAGAACCAATAGTTGAAGAAG ATTTTTTGCCTGATGAGAGGATTAAAAGAATTCGCACTGAAAAAAAACCCAAGGATTTCAGATACAATAAGTCGGCCCATATGGAGGGTCCCATGCTAATCTCTGCAGGAGATGATACAAAACTATGTGCTTACCCTGTGAAAAATTTCACTAGTACTTATTTTCGAGATATATGTCCTGTGCCTCAGAGAACACCTATTCAGCTTGTCCTTAATACTGCCTTCAATCAATCGTCAATGCTTTTAGTCCAGTCTTCACATTGTTTAGATATTCATTTGCTACAACTCAGAAATGTTCACACAGCTGGAGGCCATGCAAATCCTGAAATGCAGCGCTTCAAAATATATGCATCAATCAGAGTCCCAAGTCGGGCTTCTCAACAGATAATTTGCAGCACCATTTCTAATTCAGGGGTGTTTGTTGCATACTCTAATCAATTAAAGACTAGTCTCCTTGAATTGAAGTGTGAAGTTGGGAAAATTACATTAAGTACAAAAAAACTTCCTCAAAGATTACCATTTATCCATTCTATGATTTTTACTCATGACTCCACTTGGTTAATACTAGCTGGGCATGATAGAAAGATATAT GTTGTGGATGCATGCAGCTCAGCACTAGTGCACACTTTTACACCCCGTTGTGAGTTGCAAGATGACGAATCACCTCTTACGGAGCCGCCCATAACGAAATTGTTTAGCAGTTCTAATAAGCAGTGGTTGGCAGCCGTGAATTGCTTTGGagatatatacatatttaactTGGAGATACTAAG GCAGCACTGGTTCATTTCAAGATTAGACGGTGCCTCTGTTACAGCTGGTGGATTTGCGCCCCAGAACAACAATGTATTGATAGTTACAACTTCCTCAAATAAAGTGTATGCATTTGACATTGAGGCCAAGAGGTTGGGAGAATGGTCAAATCGGAAGACACATGCTCTTCCTTTCCGGGATTTTCCTGGTGAAGTTATTGGGCTTTCATTCCTTCCTTCGTCAAGTTCATCGTCGTTTGTTGTTTATAGCTCCAG GGCAATGTGCTTGATTGACATTGGTTTGTCTGCCGAACCAGATGACAATGATGTGCTAGATATTCAAGATTCAACAGCCCGGAGTTTACAAAATCTTACTGtcaagaaacaaattaaatataagaattttaatgTTTTACCCTTAAAGAATCCTGTTTTATTTTTAGCGTAcatgtcaaaaaattcattcTTTATGGTAGACAAACCTTGGTTGGAAGTTGTCAAGAGTTTAGAAACCGCACCAGTCCACAGACATATTTATGGGTCATAA